The following coding sequences are from one Sphingomonadaceae bacterium OTU29LAMAA1 window:
- a CDS encoding HNH endonuclease — protein sequence MFHPDLIRHPDSCPALVLNADYTPLSYYPLSVWPWQTAIKAVFLDRVDIVAHYERAVRSPTAEIKLPSVIALKQYVRPSAFPAFTRFNLFLRDRFSCQYCGVGRDLTFDHVVPRAQGGRTTWENVVTACAPCNLKKGGRTPKQAHMPLYVEPIRPTNWHLQEHGRAFPPNYLHDTWHDWLYWDVELEA from the coding sequence GTGTTTCATCCCGATCTGATCCGTCATCCTGATTCGTGTCCGGCGCTCGTCCTGAACGCGGACTATACGCCCCTGTCCTATTATCCGCTCAGCGTGTGGCCGTGGCAGACCGCGATCAAGGCGGTATTCCTCGATCGTGTCGATATCGTCGCGCATTACGAACGCGCCGTGCGCAGCCCTACCGCAGAGATCAAGCTGCCGTCGGTGATCGCGCTCAAACAATATGTCCGTCCTTCGGCGTTCCCGGCGTTCACCCGCTTCAACCTGTTCCTGCGCGACCGGTTTTCCTGTCAATATTGCGGCGTAGGTCGCGATCTGACGTTCGACCATGTCGTTCCCCGCGCGCAAGGCGGCCGGACGACGTGGGAAAATGTCGTCACCGCCTGCGCGCCCTGCAACCTGAAGAAGGGCGGGCGGACGCCAAAACAGGCGCATATGCCGCTCTACGTCGAACCGATCCGGCCGACAAACTGGCATTTGCAGGAACATGGCCGCGCCTTTCCGCCCAACTATCTCCACGACACGTGGCACGACTGGCTCTACTGGGACGTTGAGCTGGAAGCATGA
- the ppc gene encoding phosphoenolpyruvate carboxylase, with protein MATVDPASLPPIANNPDVRFLGAKLGDVIRAYGGDALFEATETIRRASVERHRGTGGSDAVHQHLQDLGLDETLDFVRGFMLFSMLANLAEDRQGIAAEQGADVAAAIATLEGEGIDRAAIQRLLAHALIVPVLTAHPTEVRRKSMIDHRNRIAQLMTLKDAGRDETPDGDRVEDAITRQIALLWQTRVLRRERLYVTDEVETALSYMRDVFLPALPALYQRWDRAFGERVPSFVKPGSWIGGDRDGNPFVTADSLRTALGRACEAVLGFYLDAVHALGAELSISTQHVPVDAAVEALADASGDTAESRRDEPYRRALSGIYARLAATHLALTGKPAARPGHLTGEAYADPQAFRADLVAIAHGLSTAGALKTGGALGRLIRAVETFGFHLATLDLRQNSAVHERVVAELLKTAGVEDDYLSLDEDARVALLRRELAHARPLASRFTTYSEETDSELKIVLAAAEAHAKYGPACITNYIVSMAQSVSDLLEINLLLKEVGLYRPGDEPGAAIMAVPLFETVGDLEAAPAIMTAWFDLPEIAAIASARGHQEVMIGYSDSNKDGGYLTSTWQLSKASTALKPVFEAAGVGMQLFHGRGGAVGRGGGSAFAAIRAQPAGTVQGRIRITEQGEVIAAKYGTRDSAMTNLEAIASATLLASLEPERLSNAENDQFSGAMDALSDTAFHAYRDLVYGTEGFRTFFRQMTPIGEIAGLKIGSRPASRKKSDAIEDLRAIPWVFSWAQARVMLPGWYGVGQALAAFEDKGLLKEMAQGWPLFASSLANMEMVLAKSDIEIAGYYAELVEDETLRTTIFTRIRDAWHQTHDGLLEVTGQTRLLEKHPALDASIRLRLPYIEPLNLLQIELMKRHRAGEDDPRIGEGILLSINAVATALRNSG; from the coding sequence ATGGCTACCGTCGACCCCGCTTCGCTCCCCCCCATCGCCAACAACCCCGACGTCCGCTTCCTCGGCGCGAAGCTCGGCGACGTCATCCGCGCCTATGGCGGTGATGCCCTGTTCGAGGCGACGGAGACGATCCGCCGCGCCTCCGTCGAGCGCCACCGCGGCACCGGCGGCAGCGACGCGGTCCACCAGCATCTCCAGGACCTCGGCCTCGACGAGACGCTCGACTTCGTCCGCGGCTTCATGCTGTTCTCGATGCTCGCCAACCTTGCCGAGGATCGCCAGGGCATCGCCGCCGAACAGGGCGCCGACGTCGCCGCCGCCATCGCGACGCTGGAGGGCGAAGGCATCGACCGCGCCGCGATCCAGCGCCTGCTCGCCCACGCCCTGATCGTCCCCGTGCTCACCGCTCACCCGACGGAGGTGCGGCGCAAGAGCATGATCGACCACCGCAACCGCATCGCGCAGCTGATGACGCTGAAGGATGCCGGCCGCGACGAAACGCCCGATGGCGACCGCGTCGAGGATGCGATCACCCGCCAGATCGCCTTGCTTTGGCAGACCCGCGTCCTGCGCCGCGAGCGGCTCTACGTCACCGACGAGGTCGAAACCGCGCTCAGCTACATGCGCGACGTGTTCCTGCCGGCGCTGCCCGCGCTCTACCAGCGCTGGGATCGCGCCTTCGGCGAACGCGTGCCGAGCTTCGTCAAACCGGGGAGCTGGATCGGCGGCGACCGCGACGGCAACCCCTTCGTCACCGCCGATTCGCTGCGCACCGCGCTCGGCCGCGCGTGCGAGGCCGTGCTCGGCTTCTACCTCGACGCAGTGCATGCACTCGGCGCGGAACTGTCGATCTCGACCCAGCACGTCCCCGTCGATGCCGCGGTCGAGGCGCTGGCGGATGCGAGCGGCGACACCGCCGAAAGCCGCCGCGACGAACCCTATCGCCGCGCACTATCGGGCATCTATGCGCGCCTCGCCGCGACGCACCTCGCGCTCACCGGCAAGCCCGCCGCGCGCCCCGGCCACCTGACCGGCGAGGCCTATGCCGACCCGCAGGCGTTCCGCGCCGACCTCGTCGCCATCGCGCATGGCCTCTCCACGGCAGGCGCGCTCAAGACCGGCGGCGCGCTCGGCCGGCTGATCCGCGCGGTGGAGACGTTCGGCTTCCACCTCGCGACGCTCGACCTGCGCCAGAACAGCGCGGTGCACGAACGCGTCGTCGCCGAACTGCTCAAGACCGCCGGCGTCGAGGACGATTATCTCAGCCTCGACGAGGACGCCCGCGTCGCCCTCCTGCGTCGCGAACTCGCCCATGCCCGGCCGCTCGCCAGCCGCTTCACGACCTATTCCGAAGAGACCGATTCCGAACTAAAGATCGTCCTTGCAGCGGCGGAGGCGCACGCCAAATACGGGCCGGCGTGCATCACCAACTATATCGTCTCGATGGCGCAGTCGGTGTCCGACCTGCTCGAGATCAACCTGCTGCTGAAGGAGGTCGGGCTCTATCGTCCCGGTGACGAGCCCGGCGCCGCGATCATGGCGGTGCCTTTGTTCGAGACGGTCGGCGATCTGGAGGCCGCCCCTGCGATCATGACCGCCTGGTTCGACCTGCCCGAGATTGCCGCGATCGCCTCCGCACGCGGCCATCAGGAGGTGATGATCGGCTATTCGGACAGCAACAAGGACGGCGGCTATCTGACCTCGACGTGGCAATTGTCCAAGGCCTCCACCGCGCTGAAGCCGGTGTTCGAGGCGGCGGGCGTCGGTATGCAGCTGTTCCACGGTCGTGGCGGTGCGGTCGGGCGGGGTGGCGGCAGCGCCTTCGCCGCGATCCGCGCGCAGCCTGCCGGCACGGTGCAGGGCCGCATCCGCATCACCGAACAGGGCGAGGTGATCGCCGCCAAATACGGCACCCGCGACAGCGCGATGACCAATCTGGAGGCGATCGCGTCTGCCACGTTGCTCGCCAGCCTCGAACCCGAACGCCTGTCGAACGCCGAGAACGACCAGTTCTCCGGCGCGATGGACGCGCTGTCGGACACCGCGTTCCACGCCTATCGCGACCTCGTCTACGGCACCGAAGGCTTCCGCACCTTCTTCCGCCAGATGACGCCGATCGGCGAGATCGCCGGGCTGAAGATCGGCAGCCGCCCCGCCAGTCGCAAGAAATCCGACGCGATCGAGGATCTGCGTGCCATCCCCTGGGTGTTCAGCTGGGCGCAGGCCCGCGTCATGCTGCCCGGCTGGTACGGCGTCGGTCAGGCGCTGGCGGCGTTCGAGGACAAGGGGCTGCTCAAGGAGATGGCGCAAGGCTGGCCGCTGTTCGCCTCCAGCCTCGCCAACATGGAGATGGTGCTGGCGAAATCGGACATCGAGATCGCCGGCTATTATGCCGAACTGGTCGAGGACGAGACGCTGCGCACCACGATCTTCACCCGCATCCGCGACGCCTGGCACCAGACGCATGACGGCCTGCTCGAAGTGACCGGTCAGACCCGCCTGCTCGAAAAGCATCCCGCCCTCGACGCTTCGATCCGCCTGCGCCTGCCGTATATCG